The Elaeis guineensis isolate ETL-2024a chromosome 3, EG11, whole genome shotgun sequence region TGTTCTAGGATGTGATTCATGCGATGGCACATGCAAATACAGCATGGTGGTCACACAGCATTGGGGCTAGGCCACACAATCAGCCATTAGGCAATTACATAGGCCCAAGCAACTAGTTTGTGCAGCTTGAGCATATAAATTGTGACAAAAATGGATGATAAGTTACTTTGTGCACAAAAGAAGAAGATTGTTTCTTGAGtgtcttttttgaaaaattagaaCATTAAATAGCACATATCTAGTTTATTAGGTTATAAGTAATTTATCCTTGTTGGTGGATTTTTGGCTATTCATCATGTGATAGTTTATAAACTTGTTCACTGCATTAGTATGACCAAAATGAGGATAGTTCATACAAAGATATTATTACTTTTTAGGTTAACATGGCATGCTATACTAGAATAAGCTCTCAAATAAGTATAGAATTATATATTTCAACTTTCCTTTTTTTCCCTAAATTTTTacttatttatttctaaattgtAACTTATTTTGTCTAACTCtatgtattctatttattttaaaaCATTTCTAAAATACCCATATCTATACGCACCTGCATGCCACTGTTGCTTTTTAAAACATCGGCATTTTCCGGAAGTAACAGTGAACacaattttattttagtagtttATGGGGACAGCTTATGAGGTGGACCAGGTTAGAGAGGATTTAGAAAAAAATGTTATAGATAGCTGTCCACGATATAATTGGAAATATCAGCATTGTTTGTGAAGCTGAGTTAGAAAGACAGGAAGCTGAAGTGGGGACATAAAAAGACAAATGCATGAATAGCTTTCCTAATTTTGGAGCCAGATGAGGATACTGGGAAGCACTAGCACAAGTTAGAGTGGTAAGATAATGGAAAGGATCCAACCTGCAGCACGGTATCTGTAAGGATAGACGCGTAGAGGATCCAATTCGGTCACCTTCTGCAAATCAGCCATTGTAAGTTCACGGTCACAGTACTCTGATCTCTTCTCATAAGCTGATGCATTATTTCTGGCCTTCTCTATTAATTTGGTCATTTCCTCATAAGCAGCATTCCTGTCATTCTTCAGGAAATGGACTCGAGCTAGTCCCTGATGGGCTCGAGTGTGCCGGATGTTTAGGGCACTCCTGTAACGCTCTGCTGCCAGGTCTAGTTTCCCACAGTCGACATACACACTTCCAAGATTGTTCAAGGCCTGTACAGTGGAGTTTAGAAATGGTGTCACCAATCAAACATTATTTAACAAAATAGCCACAACATTCCAAAAAAAGAGAATTGTAAATGCCAACTTCAGCAATGCTCATTTGCTTATTCATGAATACAAGAGTGTTTGATTTTCTAGAAGTCAGTCAAGTCCAATGAATTATATTTTCCAATATATAAGACAAAAAGGTTTCACTCTTATACATTGACTTCACAACTAAGCACTCATCAATAAAACCCAGCAAAACCGGTTTTACTTTGAGGCAGTGCAACCACATATAAGACATATCTCTCTAGATTTTATTAGAAAatgagatgatgatgatgatgataacgaTGATGATGCTATCAATTAAATATGAAATTATATGTTAGGTTACCTAGAGACTTCTCTAAAGATTATAAGCCTGCATGTTAGTAGGGATGATCTTTAAGTTTCATTCATGAAAAGCATGAATAGGTTGTCTCAAGCCCAAAGAATTCCAGTCCAGTGATCAGTTGTCATTGAAGCCAACATTTCTATCCATTATTGAGCAAATCTATCCAATAGACCTACAAGCAATTGCCGCCACCTGTTCCAGGGCTATATTCATCTATCTATGTCCTAATGCATGGAAGAACGGTTCATTATAGTACATTGTTTTCAGAAAATCAATCTTAGTTCAATCATAAACTTTACTGTTTTATCACTTTTTGGATACTTGTGCAGTCCTTGACAAGAAAATAACTTTGATCTCAAGTGACATATAGAACCTAATTCTATTATAGGCTTCCTCGACTACATCCTTAAAAAGTTAGAATTCTCTGCACTTAGCTTCCTGACTCCTGAAATCACATTTGATCTAAAACTTGTTCCTGAATCAAGCTTCTAAGTGTTGTCTAGAGATCTATCAAGTTCTCCCGAAATGTGTAAAACTTCAACCTATCCATAAGAACCCATCATTATAATACAATATATAGGAAAACAAATATAGAACTATAGAAAAGTTCTTCGAGTAATACTAAATTGACTAATCAATGTTTGTTGTGATTAAGATAGCTCACTCATGCAATATAACACTTAACATAAAAGAGAAAAAGGCATAACATTCATTGTCGAGCCCCTTAAGACAAAATCTTTGGCACTTAAGCTGTTGGTccgtttttttcttttcaaaaagacAGTTGGTTACTTTAAGTGCCATCATTTGCATTGAAGCTTCTCTTGATACGGCAGTCTAAAAAAGGCATATCAAGTGCTCATGCATCCAGTTGATGTAAGCAGGACTCCCACTTGGGGTTCCAAAAAATGTCATTTTGTTTCATGTCATTTCCATCCGTCCAAGCATCAGTAACTCCATAAATCTTGAAACTTAAAAGTGTCCATGTCACCCTGGCTTGATTCTAAGGTTATGGAGAGTGGACAGGACCAAATTCCTTAAATTATTCCATTATACATGTGACAAGAAATAATTTCGCAAAATACGTAAGTATAGGTCACATTTGCTACACTGTCTCCAACAATTTTAATGATGCATCCGGCCAATAAACTTACCTTTTGGCATTTCTCTCACCAATGATTTACCAAATTCCTATATCTATCTCCTTATTTAATAGTAATGTCCAACAGCACAAGATATGCTTGTTGCAGCAAAGCAATTCCATGTTTGTTTGCAGAAACCTTTCTTTAGTTCCATCGTACTCTAAAGGGTTTTACATATTATACATTCATTGTAAATTATGCAGAGTTCTAGATTGCTGAGGCTTTAAAATATACTCGGACATGACATAGCCGTTGAGAGTCCTTGCATGTCCCAACCCAACTAGGATGTTACCAAGTTTGCAATCTCCGCACGAGTCCCTAACTGGTACCTTGTTGGTACAGTGTCAGTATGCTTCGTATAGAGGTTAGTTCAGCATACTGACACTTGGTAAGTTTCCATACCAAGTATCAATTTGGTACCATATGGTACAATATGCCCAGTACAAGGCAGTATGTAACCGCACTTGAACCTTGGATGTTAGTACAGCTGATGAAGGTACCTTGGTGACTAGAGTTTAAGTAGGTGTCCATCAAGTTTGCAAAAGTCCAAACAGGCTGAAAAGAGTAGTCAGTTGGAACCTAGTGTCTTTACTACTTAAATTTTGGTGGAAAGACCAAAGAGTGGTACTGTTTTCAAATTGGAGTTCTGGACTTAGCGGACTCTATTTATTTTTAGCTGCTCCAGTCTTGACCGAGTTGGGAATTCACCAGCAGTTTGGTGGTGATCCCTCATCAAGTTGGTCATAGATAGTGTGAACTAGTAAGTGACAACATCTTTGAGGATGGAGAGAGCATGTGAACTGAGAGTTGAATTTGACTAAGTTCTGTAGGTTTTCTTTTAATTAATAAAAGTCTTATTATTTGTCTCCAGATTTTCTTCTTATAGATTCTATCTGTGTTATATCAGTGCCTATTTGAGACAATGCTATGCATCAGAAGATCCTCCTCTATAGTGATTCCAATAACAAGCCATGAATGTCTTAGCACTCTAAAAGCAGTATCCTTACATCAGCAAGAAGCAACTGGCTAGTAGTACGAGTCGGTATGGATCCATACCGGACCGAACCAGCGCAAACCGACATAGAAGAGAAGGCAACcggagaggaggaaaagagagaaagaggagagggggagggggaggaagaGGATGGTCGGAGGAGATACCGACGGTGGTCACAAGCGGGCCACCGGCGCGCTCGGAGGATCGCCAAGGCCTTCGCTTCCTCTGCCAAATTACGCCCGAGAGAATGACAAAAAGAAAGGGGGAACGGAAAGAAAATGAGGAAAAGAAAGCTGTCAGAGAGTCCACCGAAGGGCCTCCGACTAGCCGCTGTGCTTGTCGAACAGCACAATCGTGGCCTGCGGCACCCCGGATGTGAAACAGGGGCAATCTCctctatttcataaattttttttaaaaactctgaccacagtgaagccggcaatgggtttgtcggcttcactgtttttcagatttttttctaaaaaatcctAAAATAGTGAAATCGGAAATAGTGAAAACCTATTACCGGCTTCACTATTATCGTCATTTTTAAAAAAACACAATGAACTGAATAGGGGTGGTCGCCTCTGTTCTGCGGCCGCGGCTCCGCCCATGCATTTTTCACCATCCAGTGGCCACAATAGCCACCCAGCATCCTCCAACGGTCTCTTCGTTGACTGCGCCTCCTTTCGATACCAtcgctcctctctctttttctctcttgattaaaCATCCTGTCGGGCAACATTGAGCCGTGGAGGCCTCTACAGCCCTCTGATAGCCTCAACAGACCACCGCCAGCCTTCAGCGGCATCGTCCCCTCttttcctcccctcctctctctctccctctctttccatctctttccctctccctcctctgGTGTTCGGATTTGCCTGACCAAACCATCCCAATTTGCCACCAGTACGGCTCAGAACGTCCTGAACTGTCCGATTCAGGACGATTCGGTGAACGCCAAGAAGTGTCAACACTAGCAATAGCTACTTAGAGTGTCTTGTCATAGGATCAAGTGTTATCACTTAAATTCTCAAATATTACAAGTGCTAAATGATATTAGCTTAAACAGGAGCAGGGCCGAAGCATGGCTAGGGGGGCCATGACACCCCTTCTCATGCAATTTCTATTCATGCATCCCCTATTTCCTATCAAGGATTctctacttaaattatttataaatttaaacagCAATATTTTACTAACTGAAAAACGGCCCAGAAAATATTGAAAGATAGGGATCTCcacttttttttcctttaatagaTGGCGACATGGTTCAACTTAGCCATGAGTGGGTTTTTCTGGGAACCTTTTTAGGTGCTTCAAGGCATTTCTAAATTAAATAGGGTAACTTCAATCAGCAAACATTATGTAGATGAGTTGTTTAGTCAAGAGGTGGTCCAAATGTTTAAACTGAAAATCCTTAACAGATATGGGAATGACATGATTGCGGACAGTAATGTTGCATATCTTTACATATTGCTTATATCAATATTCTCATATTATGTCAATCCTGAATCTTCTATTCTCTTTAGGCCTTCTGCCTCCAGCTACACCTTATTCTGCCACTTTAAAGCACATGAGTTTTCATAGTCAATCTACTGTACTAGGCATTCGgtcatctctctctcttaaaagAAAATAAGTGATGCGGAATGTTGCATTTACAGCTGCACTACAATTTCAGTTGTAGTACAAATGAAATCACAAGAAACCAAAATCCCCACAAATGAAAAGTTAAATGGAACAAAGGACTAAACGGTAAATATTTCTTAGATAGTTCTGCTGTCATAGCCATTCTTTTTGTTATTGGTTTTAGTAACGGACACTTTTCCATGCTTGGACAACTAAACTTCTTGGTGTCAAGACAACATTATGAAAAGGTACACGATATTGTACAGTAATAGCTGTTATCATGGGCACTCAGTTAATGGGACTTAAGAGTTGCAACCAAATTGAAACAATTAAAGCAATTCAGAATCAGAAAAAGAGTCAGATACAAAGAAAATTAACAAAATtgtgtcaaaaatattttaaaatttcagAATTTAAGAATATTAGATTTTAAGAGGACGGGCTTTAGCAcaatggtaaggttgctccattgtgaCATGGATATCATAGGTTCAAAACACAAATACAGCCTCCCAATATGTCTATGTAAGGTTGCATACATCTATTTCCCTTCTAAACATGCTAACAAGGCTCATGCCAAGTCACCGAGCTTATATTATGAACCCAAGTTTGGGAATAGGCCCAAAAAAAAATTGTCTAAACAGATGACATATCTAAAACATGTCAAAGCCTGTAGTTGGATGTCTTCAGTGACTATAGTTGCTAGAGTTGAAAGCAGGTGTGGGAGCAGATTGAAGTATAGGTGCATGAAAGCATATACTTTAGAAACACTTCAGCAAGGAAGTGCTTAGAATGCAGAAGCAAGTCTGAGATTCTAAGAAGATTCTAAAGCACATGTGTTACCCTAGGTGAAGATTCCAGCTCCTAAGTCAAAATGATTATCCAAGAAAATACAAGGGGCCTTTCATGCATCCTATTACTCTGTTGCATTATAATCCCATAGAATTATGAAAGTGGTAGATTCCTtaaccatcaaaaaataaaataaactcatatttctatccttaaattgcaaaatttgaaataaaatattccCTTATATAGCCAGCTTTAAACCTGGCTTTAACCAATATGGTCTAAGCTGAATTCCTAGGCAAGGCGACTCTTAGGTTTGCCATGAAATCTAGAAGACCAGTTCATTAAATGAAACTTTCCTAATTGATTATACAATATATACCCATGCAATTAAAGCACCGCCATCCAATATCTCTCCATAATTAGATAGAATCTACATGAAATGGGAACAAGGTGCAGCTTGGTATATAGAACTAGAGAAATCTTTAGCAAAAATgattaagtcaaaaaaaaaaaacttgaaattCAATCAAGAACACattgaaaaagaaagaaacgaGTTGTTTAAGATTTTCAGGGATAGAAGATCAAGTGCCCATTCTACAGGGGCTTATGAAGATCAAGTGGCAGCATTTCATAGGAAAGAGCAAATGCAGTATGTTAAAAACAAGCAGGTAGAAGGTGAACCCAGTAATACATACTTGACCCTTCCGAAGTCTATCAGAAGGACACTTCAAAGCATCTTCAAGAAGTGAGATCACAGTTGCAAAGGATGAAGGATCAAGGTTTGAATCTGCCAATGCATAGGCTTTCAAAAAGAAAGCCTCAAATGACCTCTGAATGGAAATTGACTCTTCTGCTTTATGTAGCCCTTCCTCACAGTGACCAGTATCATACAAAATCCACCCCTCATATACCAGACGTTCATGTTCACTTCCTGCATGCTGGCGCGCTAGCTGCAGGCTGCGCATTGCTGCTTCAGGACAGTTCAGCCTACTCAACAAAAACCACAGATCCAAAGCAAACTTCAGCGCACAAATAACAACCTAGAATACACTTGTTCTACTTATTATCAGACTACAATATATGAAAGTTACCTAAGAAGAAGCAAAGATTGCCTGAAGTACAGTACACCTTTGGAAGAATCAGATTCAAGCATCTGATAGATAACTGAGAGAGAACCTATATCATCTACTGATGACCATCGATCATATAGCTGCAGCCAACAATCTGCAGTTGTCCAGTGTTCCACATGCTCCCAGACAAGGGTCCGCAACTGGGAAGCAGCTACACGACCTTCAAACATTCGGTACTCAGGAGACAGTGTAAGAATTGTCTGGACATCACAAAGTGCTGCCCTGTAATCCTCGAGTGCCAGATAGAAACAAAACCGTAGTTCTAAGCATTCCAAGGCCAGCTTGAATCCAAGAATACGGTTAATTTCCATAAGGGCAGCTTCAATGCTCTGTTTTCTCATCAAATATGTTGCTCGAAACATGTAAGGGTAAAGAAGAGTTGGGTCCAACTCAGTTGCCTTATTAAGATCTTCCCACTTGATATCCCCATCAGAATAAAGAGATCTCTCTTGATACATCCACCCAAGGGGGTTATAGAAAGATATCACAGAGCTTAGCATATCATAAGACAAAAGCTTGTTACCCCTGATGGCAGCCAATCTAGCCAATCCAGCAATAGAATAGACATGCCCAGCAGCATATGCGGCATTAAACAGGCACTCAGATTCATGATACTCTTTCCTCAAAAGCCTCACACATCCCAGTTGGTGAAAAGCCAACTGCTTCTGCCTATTATCCATTGCTGACTCTACCAACTTCTCCAGAAAGCATGTTGTAACCTCTGACCTCGGATCAGCTTTCATGGCAACTTGACTTAGCAAGCAATACAGTGAAAATGAGGCATGGCCAGCCATGATCAATCTCTGCTGTTCATTGGCATTCGAGAAGATTTTTACCACTTCCTCATCATTTAAACACTCAGGAAGTTCATGAAGAAAAACCTGCAAACATGAAGCAGCAAGAACAGGAGAGCCTTCTTCAAGTGCCAGCTCCATAAGGTCTATAGCATCTTGCCTCGAAGAAACTAAAGATGCAAGTTTCCTGTCACAAGCATCTTTAAGCCTCTCACAACAAAATTTATTTGCAAATACTAATATTTCCAACAGAACATCTGGTGATAAATCACTCAGATTACCTGAGAGACTGAACTCACCGATTACTCTCATTCCCAGTGGCGAGATGCCATTTTCAGACATATCTATGACTTCAAGATATGACTCCGCAAAGCACCCATTAAGCATGGTTTGGAATGGAGTGGACAAAGCTGCAATCTTCTGTCGATCACAGGTAATTTTTTCACCTCTTATTTGGAAACATACAGAATCGGAAACATGCAATCCACAGGAATTACATGCGTCAACCGTCTCAACAATCTCAACAGGGATCTCAGATGCAATGTCCAACAATCCAAATTCTTGAAAGCACTTCCTGCAGGAGGCAAGAAGATCCGAGATTGGTTCTTCTCCCCGTTTCTCATACTTCAGCCATGCTCCAAATATGAGTTTCTCATGAACTGTTCTTGCCTTCTCAAAAGCACAACGGAGGCTCCTCTGAAGCAATTTGACTTCTCCAAGACCCTtaaaacctgaaattggagtaagTACAGGTTTGACCTCTCATGCGCCAGACATGACTCGAGCTCTTCATGTATCTGAGCTAAGACTTCTACATAGTCCACAGGCTTAAAGAGAGGGAGAACCGGTGGCTCAGCAACCTTTATGACCGATTCACTGCAGAGCAAGAAGAAAACCGATTAGTACATCCTAAatttcatgaaaagagaagatacagGGAAGAGTAAAATTACagtaaaataagaaagaaagagatagcATAAGCTTACATGGAAGAAGGAGAATGAAAGGAGGACTTAGACAACTTCCCTCTTTCAACTTGAAGCCATGATTGAGGATTAAAAGTATGGAGCTTGGTTTCTTTGCAGGAGGAATCGGAGAGGAAGAGGTTCCTCATGGTAGTTAAGAGGGAGTGAAATCCCCAAATCTCCACAGTTCCAAATGCGTCTTCTCACAAGTTTTCAGAATACAATATACTAGAGAAGATATCAAAGGAAATTGGGAGCAACAACAAACATAATCAAAGAAAGGAGTCTCCTTTTTATCACCAAGCAAAATCTCCACCTAATTGGTACTACTTCCCACAGCAAAAACTGCTTACAAAGACTTCATAACGGATTTCGAATCTCCTTCCTCACTTCTGAGCAACAGAACCATATCCccaaacaagaaaagaaagaaaaactaaaAAAGATGGACTCCAAAACTTAAAAAGGAGGCATCTTTCTTCTAAATATCATTCAAACCGCT contains the following coding sequences:
- the LOC105042361 gene encoding LOW QUALITY PROTEIN: ETO1-like protein 1 (The sequence of the model RefSeq protein was modified relative to this genomic sequence to represent the inferred CDS: inserted 1 base in 1 codon), which codes for MRNLFLSDSSCKETKLHTFNPQSWLQVERGKLSKSSFHSPSSIESVIKVAEPPVLPLFKPVDYVEVLAQIHEELESCLAHERSNLYLLQFQXFKGLGEVKLLQRSLRCAFEKARTVHEKLIFGAWLKYEKRGEEPISDLLASCRKCFQEFGLLDIASEIPVEIVETVDACNSCGLHVSDSVCFQIRGEKITCDRQKIAALSTPFQTMLNGCFAESYLEVIDMSENGISPLGMRVIGEFSLSGNLSDLSPDVLLEILVFANKFCCERLKDACDRKLASLVSSRQDAIDLMELALEEGSPVLAASCLQVFLHELPECLNDEEVVKIFSNANEQQRLIMAGHASFSLYCLLSQVAMKADPRSEVTTCFLEKLVESAMDNRQKQLAFHQLGCVRLLRKEYHESECLFNAAYAAGHVYSIAGLARLAAIRGNKLLSYDMLSSVISFYNPLGWMYQERSLYSDGDIKWEDLNKATELDPTLLYPYMFRATYLMRKQSIEAALMEINRILGFKLALECLELRFCFYLALEDYRAALCDVQTILTLSPEYRMFEGRVAASQLRTLVWEHVEHWTTADCWLQLYDRWSSVDDIGSLSVIYQMLESDSSKGVLYFRQSLLLLRLNCPEAAMRSLQLARQHAGSEHERLVYEGWILYDTGHCEEGLHKAEESISIQRSFEAFFLKAYALADSNLDPSSFATVISLLEDALKCPSDRLRKGQALNNLGSVYVDCGKLDLAAERYRSALNIRHTRAHQGLARVHFLKNDRNAAYEEMTKLIEKARNNASAYEKRSEYCDRELTMADLQKVTELDPLRVYPYRYRAAVLMDGHKEKEAIEELTRAIAFKADVHLLHLRAAFYEHIGDVPGALRDCRAALSVDPNHQEMLELHNRVNSQEP